A region from the Brassica napus cultivar Da-Ae chromosome C8, Da-Ae, whole genome shotgun sequence genome encodes:
- the LOC111208701 gene encoding phosphatidylinositol 4-phosphate 5-kinase 4-like, with translation MSKEQSCVLKAWEVTMRKTQQAKKRANSIFGTVPVALQTDDDATTTEENDDHESSTNTSSVGELYQEERVLPNGDYYTGQWYDSFPHGHGKYLWTDGCMYIGDWYNGKTMGKGKFGWPSGAMYEGEFKSGYMDGTGTYTGPSGDTYKGQWVMNLKHGHGIKSFANGDVYDGEWRRGLQEAQGKYRWRDGSYCIGEWKNGTISGKGTFVWSRDGNRYDGFWDDGFPNGNGTFKWDDGSFYVGHWSKDPEEMNGTYYPSGNEGTLDWDPKDVFDNLSEYKICSGERVPVLPSQKKLSVWNSSKRVEKPRRISVDGRVSVGLDRAFEKMNMWGSDSGEGAADIDSTTRRDLDAEIMRLEAEGLIQSLRPSPVPMRLPKAGKKQGETISKGHRNYELMLNLQLGIRHAVGKQAQVVSLDLKHSAFDPKEKLWTRFPPEGAKYTPPHQSSEFKWKDYCPLVFRSLRKLFKVDPADYMLSICGNDALRELSSPGKSGSFFYLTNDDRYMIKTMKKSETKVLLRMLAAYYNHVRAFENTLVIRFYGLHCVKLTGTIQKKVRFVIMGNLFCSEYSIHRRFDLKGSSLGRTTDKPESEINSNTILKDLDLNFIFRLQKAWFQEFIRQVDKDCEFLEQERIMDYSLLVGIHFREASVAGELIPSGARTPIGEFEDETAPRLSRVDVDQLLSDPTRWASIRLGGNMPARAERTMRRSDCEFQLVGEPTGEYYEVVMIFGIIDILQDYDISKKLEHAYKSIQYDPTSISAVDPRLYSRRFRDFIFKVFSEDD, from the exons atgaGCAAGGAACAAAGCTGTGTTCTAAAAGCTTGGGAGGTGACGATGAGAAAGACCCAACAAGCCAAGAAACGTGCAAACAGTATTTTTGGGACGGTACCGGTAGCTCTACAGACAGATGATGATGCTACAACAACCGAGGAGAATGATGATCATGAGAGCAGCACTAACACAAGCAGCGTAGGTGAACTGTACCAAGAAGAGAGAGTGCTTCCCAATGGAGACTATTACACAGGTCAATGGTACGATAGTTTTCCCCACGGGCACGGTAAATATCTATGGACAGATGGTTGCATGTACATTGGTGATTGGTACAACGGGAAGACTATGGGGAAAGGCAAGTTCGGTTGGCCTTCTGGTGCCATGTATGAAGGCGAGTTCAAAAGCGGGTACATGGATGGGACTGGCACTTACACAGGTCCTAGTGGAGATACTTATAAAGGTCAGTGGGTGATGAACCTAAAACATGGACATGGGATCAAGAGTTTTGCAAACGGAGATGTGTATGATGGTGAATGGAGAAGGGGTTTGCAAGAAGCTCAAGGGAAGTATCGTTGGAGAGATGGGAGCTATTGCATCGGTGAATGGAAGAACGGTACTATTAGTGGCAAAGGTACTTTTGTTTGGTCAAGGGATGGTAATAGATACGATGGGTTTTGGGATGATGGTTTCCCTAATGGTAACGGGACATTCAAATGGGACGATGGGAGTTTCTACGTTGGTCATTGGTCTAAAGATCCTGAAGAAATGAACGGTACTTACTATCCATCAGGCAACGAAGGGACTCTTGATTGGGATCCTAAAGACGTGTTTGATAATCTGAGTGAGTACAAGATTTGTAGTGGAGAAAGGGTTCCTGTGTTGCCTTCACAGAAGAAGCTCTCTGTTTGGAACTCTTCCAAGCGTGTTGAGAAGCCGAGGAGGATATCTGTTGATGGGAGGGTAAGTGTTGGTTTGGATAGAGCGTTTGAGAAGATGAATATGTGGGGAAGTGATAGTGGTGAAGGCGCTGCTGATATTGATTCAACTACAAGGAGAGATTTGGATGCTGAGATAATGAGACTTGAGGCTGAAGGATTGATTCAGAGCTTGAGACCTAGTCCTGTGCCTATGAGATTGCCAAAGGCAGGGAAGAAGCAAGGCGAGACCATATCGAAAGGTCACCGGAATTACGAGCTTATGCTTAATCTACAGCTTGGAATCAG ACATGCTGTTGGAAAACAAGCTCAGGTTGTGTCTCTTGATCTTAAGCATTCAGCTTTTGATCCAAAGGAGAAGTTATGGACAAGATTTCCACCAGAAGGAGCCAAATACACACCTCCTCACCAATCTAGTGAATTCAAATGGAAAGACTATTGCCCATTAGTTTTTAG GAGCCTGAGGAAGCTGTTCAAGGTAGATCCAGCTGATTACATGTTATCGATCTGCGGTAATGATGCCCTTAGGGAGCTATCATCTCCTGGTAAAAGTGGAAGTTTTTTCTACTTGACGAACGATGATCGTTACATGATAAAGACAATGAAGAAGTCTGAAACTAAA GTGCTTCTGAGAATGCTTGCAGCTTATTACAACCATGTTAGAGCATTTGAGAACACTTTGGTGATTAGATTCTACGGTCTCCACTGTGTGAAGTTGACTGGAACAATCCAAAAGAAG gtgcGGTTTGTCATTATGGGTAACCTATTTTGTTCAGAGTACTCTATCCACAGACGCTTTGATCTTAAAGGATCTTCTCTTGGCCGCACAACCGATAAACCTGAATCAGAAATCAACTCAAACACAATCTTGAAAGATCTTGATCTGAATTTCATTTTCAGACTACAGAAAGCTTGGTTTCAAGAATTCATTAG ACAAGTCGACAAAGACTGTGAGTTTCTAGAACAGGAGAGGATCATGGACTACAGTCTTCTGGTTGGGATTCATTTCAGAGAAGCATCAGTCGCTGGAGAGTTGATACCTTCTGGAGCACGCACACCTATTG GTGAGTTTGAAGATGAAACAGCCCCTCGTCTCTCAAGAGTAGACGTAGATCAGCTTCTATCCGATCCCACAAG GTGGGCTAGTATTAGACTTGGAGGTAACATGCCGGCTCGAGCAGAGAGGACAATGAGAAGGAGCGACTGTGAGTTCCAGCTAGTTGGGGAACCAACGGGAGAGTACTATGAAGTTGTAATGATCTTTGGAATCATAGACATTCTTCAAGACTACGATATCAGCAAGAAACTTGAACATGCTTACAAGAGTATCCAGTACGATCCTACTTCAATCTCAGCCGTTGATCCGAGGCTGTACTCGAGACGCTTCCGTGATTTTATCTTTAAGGTCTTCTCTGAGGACGATTGA